The Nicotiana tomentosiformis chloroplast, complete genome region TTGATTCCATCCATAAATCGATTTTCTTCCCTATGAGTTATAGTCTCAATAAGAATGCTAGTTCTTACTGTTCATATATTATGATATGAATATACCACATCAATTCGTTATGTATGGATGATGAGATTCCATTGATACAGAGCCAATTCCAATAGACTTATTGGAGGGTCCCATTGGCGTGCATCCAGTAGGAATTGAACCTACGAATTCGCCAATTATGAGTTGGGCGCTTTAACCATTCAGCCATGGATGCTTAGCGGGGATCCTCGTACATGGTGAATAACCAAATTCCAATTGAAATGAAATCTTTAGGATAAATCAATGCAATTTAGGAGGAATCAATGAGAGGACATCAATTCAAATCCTGGATTTTCGAATTGAGAGAGATATTGAGAGAGATCAAGAATTCTCACCATTTCTTAGATTCATGGACCCAATTCAATTCAGTGGGATCCTTCATTCACATTTTTTTCCACCAAGAACGTTTTCTAAAACTCTTTGACCCCCGAATTTGGAGTATCCTACTTTCACGCAATTCACAGGGTTCAACAAGCAATCGATATTTCACGATCAAGGGTGTAATACTCTTTGTAGTAGCGGTCCTTATATATCGTATTAACAATCGAAATATGGTCGAAAGAAAAAATCTCTATTTGATAGGGCTTCTTCCTATACCTATGAATTCCATTGGACCCAGAAATGATACATTGGAAGAATCCGTTGGGTCTTCCAATATCAATAGGTTGATTGTTTCGCTCCTGTATCTTCCCAAAGGAAAAAAGATCTCTGAGAGTTGTTTCCTGAATCCGAAAGAGAGTACTTGGGTTCTCCCAATAACTAAAAAGTGTAGCATGCCTGAATCTAACTGGGGTTCGCGTTGGTGGAGGAACTGGATCGGAAAAAAGAGGGATTCTAGTTGTAAGATATCTAATGAAACCGTCGCTGGCATTGAGATCTTATTCAAAGAGAAAGATCTCAAATATCTGGAGTTTCTTTTTGTATATTATATGGATGATCCGATCCGCAAGGACCATGATTGGGAATTGTTTGATCGTCTTTCTCTGAGGAAGAGTCGAAATAGAATCAACTTGAATTCGGGACCGCTATTCGAAATCTTAGTGAAACACTGGATTTCTTATCTCATGTCTGCTTTTCGTGAAAAAATACCAATTGAAGTGGAGGGTTTCTTCAAACAACAAGGGGCTGGGTCAACTATTCAATCAAATGATATTGAGCATGTTTCCCATCTCTTCTCGAGAAACAAGTGGGCTATTTCTTTGCAAAACTGTGCTCAATTTCATATGTGGCAATTCCGCCAAGATCTCTTCGTTAGTTGGGGGAAGAATCCGCCCGAATCGGATTTTTTGAGGAACGTATCGAGAGAGAATTGGATTTGGTTAGACAATGTGTGGTTGGTAAACAAGGATCGGTTTTTTAGCAAAGTACAGAATGTATCGTCAAATATTCAATATGATTCCACAAGATCTAGTTTCGTTCAAGTAACGGATTCTAGCCAACTGAAAGGATCTTCTGATCAATCCAGAGATCATTTGGATTCCATTAGTAATGAGGATTCGGAATATCACACATTGATTAATCAAAGAGAGATTCAACAACGAAAAGAAAGATCGATTCTTTGGGATCCTTCCTTTCTTCAAACGGAACGAAAAGAGATAGAATCAGGCCGATTCCCGAAATGCCTTTCTGGATATTCCTCAATGTCCCGGCTATTCACGGAACGTGAGAAGCAGATGATTAATCATCTGTTTCCGGAAGAAATCGAAGAATTTCTTGGGAATCCTACAAGATCCGTTCGTTCTTTTTTCTCTGATAGATGGTCAGAACTTCATCTGGGTTCGAATCCTACTGAGAGGTCCACTAGAGATCAGAAATTGTTGAAGAAACAACAAGATCTTTCTTTTGTCCCTTCCAGGCGATCGGAAAATAAAGAAATGGTTAATATATTCAAGATAATTACGTATTTACAAAATACCGTCTCAATTCATCCTATTTCATCAGATCCGGGATGTGATATGGTTCCGAAGGATGAACCGGATATGGACAGTTCCAATAAGATTTCATTCTTGAACAAAAATCCATTTTTTGATTTATTTCATCTATTCCATGACCGGAACAGGGGAGGATACACGTTACACTACGATTTTGAATCAGAAGAGAGATTTCAAGAAATGGCAGATCTATTCACTCTATCAATAACCGAGCCGGATCTGGTGTATCATAAGGGATTTGCCTTTTCTATTGATTCCTGCGGATTGGATCAAAAACAATTCTTGAATGAGGCCAGGGATGAATCGAAAAAGAAATCTTTATTGGTTCTACCTCCTATTTTTTATGAAGAGAATGAATCTTTTTCTCGAAGGATCAGAAAAAAATGGGTCCGGATCTCCTGCGGGAATGATTTGGAAGATCCAAAACCAAAAATAGTGGTATTTGCTAGCAACAACATAATGGAGGCAGTCACTCAATATAGATTGATCCGAAATCTGATTCAAATCCAATATAGTACCTATGGGTACATAAGAAATGTATTGAATCGATTCTTTTTAATGAATAGATCCGATCGCAACTTCGAATATGGAATTCAAAGGGATCAAATAGGAAAGGATACTCTGAATCATAGAACTATAATGAAATATACGATCAACCAATATTTATCGAATTTGAAAAAGAGTCAGAAGAAATGGTTCGAGCCTCTTATTTTGATTTCTCGAACCGAGAGATCCATGAATCGGGATCCTGATGCATATAGATACAAATGGTCCAATGGGAGCAAGAATTTCCAGGAACATTTGGAACAGTCCGTTTCGGAGCAGAAGAGCCGTTTTCAAGTAGTGTTCGATCGATTACGTATTAATCAATATTCGATTGATTGGTCTGAGGTTATCGACAAAAAAGATTTGTCTAAGCCACTTCGTTTCTTTTTGTCCAAGTCACTTCTTTTTTTGTCCAAGTTGCTTTTCTTTTTGTCTAACTCACTTCCTTTTTTCTGTGTGAGTTTCGGAAATATCCCCATTCATAGGTCCGAGATCTACATCTATGAATTGAAAGGTCCGAATGATCAACTCTGCAATCAGTTGTTAGAATCAATAGGTCTTCAAATTGTTCATTTGAAAAAATGGAAACCCTTCTTATTGGACGATCATGATACTTCCCAAAAATCGAAATTCTTGATCAATGGAGGAACAATATCACCATTTTTGTTCAATAAGATACCAAAGTGGATGATTGACTCATTCCATACTAGAAATAATCGCAGGAAATCCTTTGATAACCCGGATTCCTATTTCTCAATGATATTCCACGATCAAGACAATTGGCTGAATCCCGTGAAACCATTTCATAGAAGTTCATTGATATCTTCTTTTTATAAAGCAAATCGACTTCGATTCTTGAATAATCCACATCACTTCTGCTTCTATTGGAACACAAGATTCCCCTTTTCTGTGGAAAAGCCCCGTATCAATAATTCTGATTTTACGTATGGACAATTCCTCAATATCTTGTTCATTCGCAACAAAATATTTTCTTTGTGCGTCGGTAAAAAAAAACATGCTTTTTGGGGGAGAGATACTATTTCACCAATCGAGTCACAGGTATCTAACATATTCATACCTAACGATTTTCCACAAAGTGGTGACGAAACGTATAACTTGTACAAATCTTTCCATTTTCCAAGTCGATCCGATCCATTCGTTCGTAGAGCTATTTACTCGATCGCAGACATTTCTGGAACACCTCTAACAGAGGGGCAAATAGTCAATTTTGAAAGAACTTATTGTCAACCTCTTTCAGATATGAATCTATCTGATTCAGAAGGGAAGAACTTGCATCAGTATCTCAATTTCAATTCAAACATGGGTTTGATTCACACTCCATGTTCTGAGAAAGATTTATCATCCGAAAAGAGGAAAAAACGGAGTCTTTGTCTAAAGAAATGCGTTGAGAAAGGGCAGATGTATAGAACCTTTCAACGAGATAGTGCTTTTTCAACTCTCTCAAAATGGAATCTATTCCAAACATATATGCCATGGTTCCTTACTTCGACAGGGTACAAATATCTAAATTTTATATTTTTAGATACTTTTTCAGACCTATTGCCAATACTAAGTAGCAGTCAAAAATTTGTATCCATTTTTCATGATATTATGCATGGATCAGGTATATCATGGCGAATTCTTCAGAAAAAATTGTGTCTTCCACAATGGAATCTGATAAGTGAGATCTCGAGTAAGTGTTTACATAATCTTCTTCTGTCCGAAGAAATGATTCATCGAAATAATGAGTCATCATTGATATCGACACATCTGAGATCGCCAAATGCTCGGGAGTTCCTCTATTCAATCCTTTTCCTTCTTCTTGTTGCTGGATATCTCGTTCGTACACATCTTCTCTTTGTTTCCCGGGCCTCTAGTGAGTTACAGACAGAGTTCGAAAAGGTCAAATCTTTGATGATTCCATCATCTATGATTGAGTTGCGAAAACTTCTGGATAGGTATCCTACATCTGAACCGAATTCTTTCTGGTTAAAGAATCTCTTTCTAGTTGCTCTGGAACAATTAGGAGATTCTCTAGAAGAAATACGGGGTTCTGCTTCTGGCGGCAACATGCTTGGTCCCGCTTATGGGGTCAAATCAATACGTTCTAAGAAGAAAGATTGGAATATCAATCTCATCGAGATCATCGATCTCATACCAAATCCCATCAATCGAATCACTTTTTCGAGAAATACGAGACATCTAAGTCATACAAGTAAAGAGATCTATTCATTGATAAGAAAAAGAAAAAACGTGAACGGGGATTGGATTGATGATAAAATAGAATCCTGGGTCGCGAACAGTGATTCGATTGATGATGAAGAAAGAGAATTCTTGGTTCAGTTCTCCACCTTAACGACAGAAAATAGGATTGATCAAATTCTATTGAGTCTGACTCATAGTGATCGTTTATCAAAGAATGACTCTGGTTATCAAATGATTGAACAACCGGGAGCAATTTACTTACGATACTTAGTTGACATTCATAAAAAGCATCTAATGAATTATGAGTTCAATCCATCCTGTTTAGCAGAAAGACGGATATTCCTTGCTCATTATCAGACAATCACTTATTCACAAACTTCGTGTGGGGAAAATAGTTTTCATTTCCCATCTCATGGAAAACCCTTTTCGCTCCGCTTAGCCTTATCCCCCTCTAGGGGTATTTTAGTGATAGGTTCTATAGGAACTGGACGATCCTATTTGGTCAAATACCTAGCGACAAACTCCTATGTTCCTTTCATTACGGTATTTCTGAACAAGTTCCTGGATAACAAGCCTAAAGGTTTTCTTCTTGATGAGATCGATATTGATGATAGTGACGATATTGATGATAGTGCCAATCTTGATGCTAGTGACGATATCGATCGTGACCTTGATACGGAGCTGGAACTGCTAACTAGGATGAATGGGCTAACTATGGATATGATGCCGGAAATAGACCGATTTTATATCACCCTTCAATTCGAATTAGCAAAAGCAATGTCTCCTTGCATAATATGGATTCCAAACATTCATGATCTGGATGTGAATGAGTCGAATGACTTAGCCCTCGGTCTATTAGTGAACCATCTCTCCAGGGATTGTGAAAGATGTTCTACTAGAAATATTCTTGTTATTGCTTCGACTCATATTCCCCAAAAAGTGGATCCCGCTCTAATAGCTCCGAATAAATTAAATACGTGCATTAAGATACGAAGGCTTCTTCTTCCACAACAACGAAAGCACTTTTTCACTCTTTCATATACTAGGGGATTTCACTTGGAAAAGAAAATGTTCCATACTAACGGATTCGGGTCCATAACCATGGGTTCCAATGCACGAGATCTTGTAGCACTTACCAATGAGGTCCTATCGATTAGTATTACACAGAAGAAATCAATTATAGACACTAATACAATTAGATCCGCTCTTCATAGACAAACTTGGGATTTGCGATCCCAGGTAAGATCGGTTCAGGATCATGGGATCCTTTTCTATCAGATAGGAAGGGCTGTAGCACAAAATGTACTTCTAAGTAATTGCCCCATAGATCCTATATCTATCTATATGAAGAAGAAATCATGTAACGAAGGGGATTCTTATTTGTACAAATGGTACTTCGAGCTTGGAACGAGCATGAAGAGATTAACGATACTTCTTTATCTTTTGAGTTGTTCTGCCGGATCGGTCGCTCAAGATCTTTGGTCTTTATCCGGACCCGATGAAAAAAATGGGATCACTTCTTATGGACTCGTTGAGAATGATTCTGATCTAGTTCATGGCCTATTAGAAGTAGAAGGCGCTCTGGTGGGATCTTCACGGACAGAAAAAGATTGCAGTCAGTTTGATAATGATCGAGTGACATTGCTTCTTCGGCCCGAACCGAGGAATCCCTTAGATATGATGCAAAACGGCTCTTGTTCTATCCTTGATCAGAGATTTCTCTATGAAAAATATGAATCGGAGTTTGAAGAAGGGGAGGGAGAAGGAGCCCTTGACCCGCAGGAGGATTTATTCAATCACATAGTTTGGGCTCCTAGAATATGGCGCCCTTGGGGCTTTCTATTTGATTGTATCGAAAGGCCCAATGAATTGGGATTTCCCTATTGGTCCAGGTCATTTCGGGGCAAGCGGATCATTTATGATGAAGAGGATGAGCTTCAAGAGAATGATTCGGAGTTCTTGCAGAGTGGAACCATGCAGTACCAGACACGAGATAGATCTTCCAAAGAACAAGGCCTTTTTCGAATAAGCCAATTCATTTGGGACCCTGCAGATCCACTCTTTTTCCTATTCAAAGATCAGCCCCCTGGCTCTGTGTTTTCACATCGAGAATTATTTGCAGATGAAGAGATGTCAAAGGGGCTTCTTACTTCCCAAACAGATCCTCCTACATCTATATATAAACGCTGGTTTATCAAGAATACGCAAGAAAAGCACTTCGAATTGTTGATTAATCGTCAGAGATGGCTTAGAACCAACAGTTCATTATCTAATGGATCTTTCCGTTCTAATACTCTATCCGAGAGTTATCAGTATTTATCAAATCTGTTCCTATCTAACGGAACGCTATTGGATCAAATGACAAAGACATTGTTGAGAAAAAGATGGCTTTTCCCGGATGAAATGAAAATTGGATTCATGTAACAGGAGAAAGATTTCCCATTCCTTAGCCGGAAAGATATGTGGCCATGAAAGAGGGATTAAGTGGAACAGAATTGACTGGGTGGTAGAGTCGTGGAAACGCTTGTTTCTTCCATATTTTGGACCTTAGCTCCATGGAAGAATATGTTACTGCTGAAACACGGAAGAATTGAAATCTTAGATCAAAACACTATGTATGGATGGTATGAACTGCCTAAACAAGAATTCTTGAGCAGCAAACAACCAGTTCAGATATTCACGACCAAGAAGTACTGGATTCTCTTTCGGATAGGCCCTGAAAGGAGAAGGAAGGCTGGAATGCCAACAGGCGTCTATTATATTGAATTTACCCGATAGTCCCCATTTTGGGAACGTCCAGTGCCAAAGTCACTGAATGGGTAAGTCGCCAATCCCTGGACTATGTAATGTACTTTATCTGCTGGGTTACGGGCGGGCATTTTACCAGAGGTTTCTAATCTACCCTTGTGTGATTCCTGTTGAAGCATATACTCGGGGGGTGGGTGCAGGGCGGACGATTTTAAAGCGGACTCCCCATTCATTAG contains the following coding sequences:
- the ycf2 gene encoding Ycf2 (hypothetical protein RF2), with amino-acid sequence MRGHQFKSWIFELREILREIKNSHHFLDSWTQFNSVGSFIHIFFHQERFLKLFDPRIWSILLSRNSQGSTSNRYFTIKGVILFVVAVLIYRINNRNMVERKNLYLIGLLPIPMNSIGPRNDTLEESVGSSNINRLIVSLLYLPKGKKISESCFLNPKESTWVLPITKKCSMPESNWGSRWWRNWIGKKRDSSCKISNETVAGIEILFKEKDLKYLEFLFVYYMDDPIRKDHDWELFDRLSLRKSRNRINLNSGPLFEILVKHWISYLMSAFREKIPIEVEGFFKQQGAGSTIQSNDIEHVSHLFSRNKWAISLQNCAQFHMWQFRQDLFVSWGKNPPESDFLRNVSRENWIWLDNVWLVNKDRFFSKVQNVSSNIQYDSTRSSFVQVTDSSQLKGSSDQSRDHLDSISNEDSEYHTLINQREIQQRKERSILWDPSFLQTERKEIESGRFPKCLSGYSSMSRLFTEREKQMINHLFPEEIEEFLGNPTRSVRSFFSDRWSELHLGSNPTERSTRDQKLLKKQQDLSFVPSRRSENKEMVNIFKIITYLQNTVSIHPISSDPGCDMVPKDEPDMDSSNKISFLNKNPFFDLFHLFHDRNRGGYTLHYDFESEERFQEMADLFTLSITEPDLVYHKGFAFSIDSCGLDQKQFLNEARDESKKKSLLVLPPIFYEENESFSRRIRKKWVRISCGNDLEDPKPKIVVFASNNIMEAVTQYRLIRNLIQIQYSTYGYIRNVLNRFFLMNRSDRNFEYGIQRDQIGKDTLNHRTIMKYTINQYLSNLKKSQKKWFEPLILISRTERSMNRDPDAYRYKWSNGSKNFQEHLEQSVSEQKSRFQVVFDRLRINQYSIDWSEVIDKKDLSKPLRFFLSKSLLFLSKLLFFLSNSLPFFCVSFGNIPIHRSEIYIYELKGPNDQLCNQLLESIGLQIVHLKKWKPFLLDDHDTSQKSKFLINGGTISPFLFNKIPKWMIDSFHTRNNRRKSFDNPDSYFSMIFHDQDNWLNPVKPFHRSSLISSFYKANRLRFLNNPHHFCFYWNTRFPFSVEKPRINNSDFTYGQFLNILFIRNKIFSLCVGKKKHAFWGRDTISPIESQVSNIFIPNDFPQSGDETYNLYKSFHFPSRSDPFVRRAIYSIADISGTPLTEGQIVNFERTYCQPLSDMNLSDSEGKNLHQYLNFNSNMGLIHTPCSEKDLSSEKRKKRSLCLKKCVEKGQMYRTFQRDSAFSTLSKWNLFQTYMPWFLTSTGYKYLNFIFLDTFSDLLPILSSSQKFVSIFHDIMHGSGISWRILQKKLCLPQWNLISEISSKCLHNLLLSEEMIHRNNESSLISTHLRSPNAREFLYSILFLLLVAGYLVRTHLLFVSRASSELQTEFEKVKSLMIPSSMIELRKLLDRYPTSEPNSFWLKNLFLVALEQLGDSLEEIRGSASGGNMLGPAYGVKSIRSKKKDWNINLIEIIDLIPNPINRITFSRNTRHLSHTSKEIYSLIRKRKNVNGDWIDDKIESWVANSDSIDDEEREFLVQFSTLTTENRIDQILLSLTHSDRLSKNDSGYQMIEQPGAIYLRYLVDIHKKHLMNYEFNPSCLAERRIFLAHYQTITYSQTSCGENSFHFPSHGKPFSLRLALSPSRGILVIGSIGTGRSYLVKYLATNSYVPFITVFLNKFLDNKPKGFLLDEIDIDDSDDIDDSANLDASDDIDRDLDTELELLTRMNGLTMDMMPEIDRFYITLQFELAKAMSPCIIWIPNIHDLDVNESNDLALGLLVNHLSRDCERCSTRNILVIASTHIPQKVDPALIAPNKLNTCIKIRRLLLPQQRKHFFTLSYTRGFHLEKKMFHTNGFGSITMGSNARDLVALTNEVLSISITQKKSIIDTNTIRSALHRQTWDLRSQVRSVQDHGILFYQIGRAVAQNVLLSNCPIDPISIYMKKKSCNEGDSYLYKWYFELGTSMKRLTILLYLLSCSAGSVAQDLWSLSGPDEKNGITSYGLVENDSDLVHGLLEVEGALVGSSRTEKDCSQFDNDRVTLLLRPEPRNPLDMMQNGSCSILDQRFLYEKYESEFEEGEGEGALDPQEDLFNHIVWAPRIWRPWGFLFDCIERPNELGFPYWSRSFRGKRIIYDEEDELQENDSEFLQSGTMQYQTRDRSSKEQGLFRISQFIWDPADPLFFLFKDQPPGSVFSHRELFADEEMSKGLLTSQTDPPTSIYKRWFIKNTQEKHFELLINRQRWLRTNSSLSNGSFRSNTLSESYQYLSNLFLSNGTLLDQMTKTLLRKRWLFPDEMKIGFM